A single window of Desulfovibrio sp. G11 DNA harbors:
- a CDS encoding HesA/MoeB/ThiF family protein, giving the protein MTASRLRAFFRPYLRTVYPGHSVFTASGGRDTHEEIWFTAIAGIRAWAAGQGLSTREAVARLVPAGIWPESFRRNYGLFAVHDVAHLLRCRVLVLGCGGLGGHVAELLARTGIGFLRLVDNDVFDESNLNRQRFCAQSTLGRPKAQVVRDALTDIAFHLEAEALQLAADKSSMPELVRGMDAVVDCLDSIGAKLALEKASLAAGSPFVHGSILREEGFAYVNSGPDACLNTLYPGGQGTEELAVSRHEAMGTLAPAAVACLMVKLCLRALLAPASVHARAGASDTLTVGANTVAAAVPDIVTAAGGHAAAGAADTGSEAADKHQGGQAHGLRSPLYHLDLSIPELERFFWG; this is encoded by the coding sequence ATGACAGCATCCCGGTTGCGGGCTTTTTTCAGACCCTACCTGCGTACCGTCTATCCCGGTCATTCTGTCTTTACGGCGTCCGGCGGGCGCGACACCCATGAAGAAATCTGGTTTACAGCCATTGCGGGCATACGGGCCTGGGCGGCCGGACAAGGCCTGTCCACGCGCGAGGCTGTGGCGCGTCTTGTGCCAGCCGGCATCTGGCCCGAGAGTTTTCGCCGCAATTACGGACTGTTTGCCGTGCATGATGTGGCGCACCTGTTACGTTGCCGGGTACTTGTGCTCGGTTGCGGCGGCCTGGGCGGGCATGTGGCAGAACTGCTGGCCCGCACGGGTATCGGTTTTCTGCGCCTTGTGGACAATGATGTCTTTGACGAGAGCAATCTCAACCGTCAGCGTTTCTGCGCCCAGAGTACGCTGGGCCGTCCCAAGGCGCAGGTTGTGCGCGATGCTCTGACGGACATCGCCTTTCATCTGGAGGCCGAGGCATTGCAACTGGCCGCCGATAAAAGCAGCATGCCGGAACTTGTGCGCGGGATGGATGCGGTTGTGGACTGCCTGGACAGTATCGGGGCCAAGCTGGCGCTGGAAAAAGCCTCGCTGGCTGCGGGCAGCCCTTTTGTCCACGGTTCCATCCTGCGTGAAGAAGGCTTTGCCTATGTGAATTCCGGGCCGGATGCGTGCCTGAACACGCTTTATCCAGGGGGACAGGGAACGGAAGAACTGGCGGTGTCCCGGCATGAAGCCATGGGAACCCTTGCCCCGGCAGCCGTGGCCTGCCTGATGGTAAAATTGTGCCTGCGTGCCTTGCTGGCTCCCGCGTCCGTTCATGCTCGCGCCGGGGCCAGTGATACCCTGACTGTCGGCGCAAATACCGTTGCCGCGGCCGTTCCGGACATTGTCACAGCGGCTGGCGGACATGCTGCCGCAGGAGCCGCTGATACCGGCAGCGAAGCGGCAGACAAGCATCAGGGCGGGCAGGCGCATGGCCTCCGTTCCCCCCTCTATCATCTGGACCTCTCCATTCCCGAACTGGAGCGCTTTTTTTGGGGGTGA